The sequence CCACTAGAGTTGCCAGGCTTACTGAGCTCTTCTTCATGTTGATGAGGTGTTTGCCATCTGTATTTCCCAGATATTTCGCCAGAACTTATATAATAGTTCTTATCAAGTGTTAGGCGCGGGTTCGTTTGCTTTTCGCGTCCCACTTCTCCAATTTTTGGGGGGTCAGCTCTTGGCCCACAAACGCGTTTTGTGTGATCAGGGCTGTTTGACCAGACACAAAGAGCCATTGTGGACTTTGGGCCCCGCCAATCCGTTGGTCCATTTGTGCAATCCGCACTTAGCCGGTCACGACCAGACATAAAGAGTCTGCCCTATCGGGCGCAGATGGTCGCATTTTCACGAACCACGTGCGTTCTGTGGAAGCTGCCCGGAAGCGAATCGAAATTATCACCAATTTGCAGTCATCGAAATCCAATTATGGGGCGTGTGTGAGACCGTTTTCAGATCCGTTTGTAACCCAAAAGCAGTAGGTCCTCGAATCCTCTGCAGCCAAGTGCGCCATATGCTGGCAGAGAGATACCCAAAAGTGCAGCGCGAATCGGAATAGAAATGGGTGCAGGGACACTCTGCAACAAAGAATTAGAAGCGGAGGTGTAAAGGAATTCTTGATCTTTGGTTTTTTTGAACATATAGTGTTTTTGACCAGAACCAATCGCAACAATTAAAGGTTCAACGAAATTTATAATactaaaaataatttcttaataataaaaattgcGAAAGAAGCCATAATAAGTTAGCATACTTAAAAAGCAAACAATATTATCAATATAAAGTAATTATATAGATCACATACTTCTATATCTTGAATTTTGAGGTCCGTTCAGAACATCATCTGAAAACATCATTGAAAatcctttaaaaaatgttaagtacttaaaaaagttaaataaatttatatatttacttgctataaaaattaaaattaaatctagaaaataaatgaatatacaAGTAAATTCATAtccaaataaatttatatctGGATTGTGGTACTACCTTTGTAGCTTAGTGTAATCGGATTAGGCTGGCTGCAGTTTCCTAGCCAACTGTAGGGAagcacaacaaaaaaaacataatttgCGAGAATTGTCACACGACACGGTTCGGGGGCACTTTGTACTGACTTATTTGCAATTTGCGAAATGGAAGCGGGAGCGAAAGAGGATGAAGGTCACAGGGCGTGGGGTTGAGATGGGTTCGGCTTGGGTTTGGGCTTGGATTTTTGGGGTGGCCAAGTGGAACGCGGCCGACGGGACACTAAATCATGCATGTCAAGTCGAGTAGTTGTCCCGCTTGCAGCTCTATTGAACTCATCATAATCGCCAGTCCGAGTACGCATCATTATCGACTGCATGTTCCCCGGGGGGTTGACTATCACTACCCCTCCCCCACCAAACAATACACCCTTCCAAGTTTTTCGCTTAGTTCCGGCATGCGACAGATGCAACAGACGTGCAGACTTCCGCAGTCTGAGGTCTGGTGTTTTGTGGTACGACCGCAAGAGGGTCTTCAAAATGGCCATCCCCCAGGTTCGCCCCCCTTCGCGCTGTCACTGCTCATTGTCAGCTAAGTGCCGGGAAGGGGGATGGCCTTGGGGGTGGGGAAGGTGGGCGGACGGTCGGAAGGACGGTCAACAAGCCACAGGAGCAGCGACAGCCCTCCAAACAGCACCgaacatttccattttcaaGGGCCTTAAACCAACTTTTTTGCACTCAAGCAACCTGCCAGATTACGTCAATGTGGGAAGGTGGCCGTAAAAAATCCTTGCATGCACAGTGGGCCACAAAGGGGGAAAATGTAAGAAAAATTGTTTGTTTAGATGCTctataagaaaatatttgaaataagtaatttgtaaaaattatgTATATACTATAGCTTAGATTATTTCCAATTATAAAGCACAGAtgtgttttatttatgtacaATGTAGACACAAACATAatcttaaataataataatacgaaggtttcaaattaattaaaaatccCTTATTAACCTTAAATGTTTCGGTTGAATTTGTTTTGGTATTTACTCAATTTAATCCGCATTAAAATTGCCAATGAACCACTGTGGTTGCTATCCACCATCAGCAGCATCAGGAGCATCAGGAGCAGCGATGGCTGCGGCGACACAACAAAGGACATATAGACGATAAGACGACGACAACGGCAAAGGCAGCCGGCTCTCGTTGCTTCCGCTGCAACTACACTTAGAACAATTAATAGAAAATATCTACTAAGAAATATCTTGATGAAATTGATTAAGAAAGTTGTAAGAATatttctaagaaaaattatgtacagactgaaaaaatatttttgctaaGAGAAAATATGTCGTTTAAATTGTAATATCTATAAATATCtcaataaatacaaattaattatataattagttgttgattaaaaaaaaattaattttttatttttattttattggtgTTAGACTTTAATTCACTTAACTCACTGTTACATCAAGACACTTTTACTTTCTATATTTCTTTAAGTGACCGATAGCGGCTTCAATCCGAAAAAGACTGActtcttaattctaaaatctTAACCAACGAACCTCACccagaagcttttctttttcaagCTTCTAGAATTTTATAGCTTTTAGAACTCTTATTTTTAAGGGGTATACCTAGAAGATATTATGTTAATggattttcccatttttttcgAGTGCAGGCAAATATTGTGGGTTAGAGAAAGGAGGATGATGAAGAGGGGGTGGAAAATGATTTCCACTTGGAAGCGAAAGCGACCAAAGGCAGCCGACACCCGCCAACAATAAAAGCAAATTCAATGCGTTTTGTGATAATTTTGCACTACACGAGAAACGATAAACCCAGGCAGACGGCGAAAGCGAAAACCAGAGTGGGGGAAACCCCGAAATGCTAAAGCCGTAAACgagcaaataataaaaattttatatacaGCCAGAAGagaagaaaaaataataataatacgcCGCTATATAGAAATACATGGGTGTGAATAGTCAATGAGGGTCGGAAGTGCGGATGCGGAAGTGGAAGTGGATGTGGATCGCTGGGATCGCAGGGGATGAGGGGTGTCTGGGTGGCTGATGGTTCAGCAAGGTGTCGAATTGCCCTTCGCTGGGGTGGTGGCCTTTCCTCGAGTGGTTGCAAATCAAACGGCAACAATGCAATCAAAAAATTTCGGTAGCCGGGTGGGTGCAAATTTAGTCATTGTCCTGCGTCCTGCGTCCAAAATCCTTTGGGACTCCTTTGGCCATAATTTAATTCGGCTGGCCCATTATTTCATTAGTTCAAGGATGGCCCCCTGAAACGGTGCAATTTATTCGGGCCTGGAACATAAGATATGGAAAGAGAAATGGCTGTAATATTGTATAAACTGCAAATGGCAGCTAGACGCATAAATTAGTAAATTTCGATTTTGATTTTGCCAGTTTAATTGTTTGCAAAACCGGTCCTTGTCCGGTACCTCGAAACAATAGTAATTGTCTTTGGTTAGACAAACATGttgtatctttgtatctgcATCTGTTAGATAGGTGTTCGCTCGGCCTTCTGCCGGCCATTATATGCGTTTATTTTGTGTAATTAACATTTATGGGCAAAGAATCTACTGTGGTCAAgtcaaacacacacacaaacacaccaCTTCGCTTGGATTCCCCCGAAAATTATCAAAGTTAGTATATcaaaaatccaattttcattCACAGAGCAGCCCGAAAGTATGCCTTTTGTCCAAATGGGATTGTGGAGCATCAGGCCCACTCTCGCCCAGATATTCGAGTGTAAAAGTTTTTCTGGTCTTGAAGGGCCCATAGAATTATGCAAGCAACTCGCTGGAAACGCACTTGAACTTCTCCTCCGTCCGTCCAGTGCAGCACAAATGCATAGAAACAATGAAAATTAAGTTGATGTAAGCAAATGCAAAACtttatgcaaatcgccggccACCACACAACAACGCACAACAGCATGGCCAAGAAGTTGTCAGTCAGCCGGTCGAGAGCAGATACCAAATGGGGAACTGATTCTTGGAGCATGGATTTGGCTTGGACCCACCGAGATGGAGCCAACAAACATCGTATTAAACCAGTCAGAACGATTACAGAACAATATTAAGACGACTAGATACTTATGAGTTACTTGCTGTTGGGAACGACTAAGAATATACTTAACCTATTATCTTCAAATCAATTACAAATTAcaagaaaatataatttaaagataggaaattaataatataaaaataatagatataattttaaagaagTTTACAACTGATGAAATATTAGGTACCTACAGTTTagtaataaaaaagtttttatatgATTTCTAATACGTTTGGTAATTATTCTTATGAAATTAAGCCATACCTATTTCTTCATTATCCTTTTTCTGGGTTCAAAATGGGTTTTTTATATTcctatttatttttctctttaAGGATATCAAAACTGATTCTTTGGTATATACACctaattgtttttatattcAGTACAGTAGCTcagaattaaatttaatattaatattttatatcaatTCAAGGTGTTCTTCAGGAATTGTGTTTTAGTAATCTACGTTTAAATGGCCATTAATCACTTTGACATATTTAAAGCATTAATCAATTCATTTGAAAACAATATACCCTTGAGCATTTCTAGTATCTAGACCACTCATACCTTGCAATAAAAGGTTGACAACGAAATCCATCTGTTTAATGGTTTCGGGCCAACCCACTGTCCGAACCCACCCACATTTTCCTGATATGTGCCTTTCCCCACGTGTCCACATGTATGCCCCTCTAATCCCTGAGATTACAAAAGCCTTTCCGAGCGACCCCACCGCAGGATGGGGCAAAACTATTACGCTTGATAAATTCGAGATTAAAGTGCATTTGCAGACGGGTCAGGATCTCTGTTAGCCGGGCCATACAATTTATGGCCATACATTTGCAGGAATTCTTTCGTTTTCTTTGGCCGCATACGTTGGCAAGCCGGGAGTCCTTTTAATTATCACACGTAATGACAGCGCCAAATGCAATTGCTAATTAATTGCCTTGGACCCACTCTTGTCCGATGATGTGGGGTTGGAATTTATGGCTTATACATTTGTTTGGTCCGACATTATTATTCCGACATGTGCGGTTATGGGGAGATCTAGATACATCTAATGCAATTTCCCCTTCTTGAGGAAGTGGTTGATTCGGGGGCGTTGCTTGACAAATGAGAAAATGCTTCATTAGTGCACCACCAATGGGCTTAGGGGAGGAAAAACAATGCAGGGACCAAGGAAATACCAATAAGAAAGGTCCCCCAAAAAAAGAATATCTCAATAAACCTGCGAATACAACGCAATTTATTTTCAGAGCCAACTTGAACTTGAGACGCGATGAACTTCGTATTCGTTTTTCTAAGCGGCTAATGACGATAATCGCTTGGTGGCTGTCAAAATTGCCGCAGAATATAATTGCCAACTGGCCATAGAGAAGCGCTCGACGTCCCATGATTAACGATGAGAGCATTATGAAAAAGCCCAAAACAAAACACAGAATGGAGAACAAAAAGCGCCAGCTCGATACAATGGAATCTCCAAGATACAACGGAAACTACATCGAAACAATCACTAAAGATGCTAGCCAACCGATTAGGTTCAATTACTGGAACAGGGGTACGGGGTTTGATCTACGCATAACACTCAGAAGCTACAGGCCCCACCCACGAGTGCATTcgaagcagcagcaacaactcaCTTCGGCCCAGTCAAGATCTTATCCGCAAAGCTCTAACAAGCCGTCAACAACAGAAGCACACTGagagaaaaaattaaaaatgtaaaatgaaATCAGAAAAATCGAATTATAACCCCTATATGAGTTGATGTTATATATTGTAGAGGTACATCGATAAATTCCTACGTTGGATCCTTATATTTAGCCACAAGTCCTTATAACTAAAGCTAATAAGAACCTCAAAGATATATTCagaaacataaatatttatttccagTTTTGATACTTTTAGTCTGTtggtatttatacccgttactcgtagagtaaaagggtatactagattcgtcggaaagtatgtaacaggcagaaggaagcgtttccgaccccataaagtatatatattcttgatcaggatcactagccgagtcgatctagccatgtccgtctgtccgtctgtccgtctgtccgtctgtccgtctgtccgtctgtccgtctgaccgtctgtccgtctgtctgtccgtccggatgaacgctgagatctcggaaactatgagagctaggctattgagatttggcgtacagattcctgagcttttacgcagcgcaagtttgtttcagtagactgccacgcccactctaacgcccacaaaccgcccaaaactgtaactcctacagttttgatgctagatagaaaatagtcgagctatagtcgagtacctcgactatcagatacccgttactcagctatatggagatatgcaagcagcaaagcgagattaaaatgcgccacctaccggcggtatacagatttaagcgttatgggcgttagagttggatttttggatcaatcgataggtatcgacgagaccaatacatttcagttaaaattttttatctagcatgaaaattgtgggcgtcacaggttttcgcggtttgtgggcgttaaagtgggcgtggcaaacttttttttgggtcaatcgataggtattgatgagaacaatacatttcagttaaaatttttattctagcatcaaaactgtaggagccacagttttgggcggtttgtgggcgttagagtgggcgtggcactgtgccgaaacaaacttgcgctgcgtaagaagctcaggaatctgcacgccaaatctcaatagcctagctcccatagtttccgagatctcagcgttcatccggacggacagacagacggacagacggacagacggacatggctagatcgactcggctagtgatcctgatcaagaatatatatactttgtggggtcggaaacgcttccttctgcctgttacatactttccgacgaatctagtatacccttttactctacgagtaacgggtataattaatcAACATTATAAAATGATTAAATccaatttattataaatttgccacacattttttgttgctgtGCAAAAACATCAACAGTAACTAAAACttaagtaaatttaaaaacaaaagcaaCTTTTTTCTGCTCTCCAGCTTTGCCagttaattttaatgaatctCCGTTGATATTTGAAATCAGCTtggttgttttgttttgcctCGCTTAGTTGCTAGTCGGCGGTTTTCAAGTGTGCACACGAGACGCGCTCCGTTCTACGTAGATTTATTTTCGAGAAACTCCTAAGGAAATACCCATATACCCATTAGAGCACTTGATTCTCCGCGGCAAGATGCTGTCAACAAAGAGCTCTTTCACCGCCCACCTATTGCTATTATTTCTTGGTGGCCTGCTGCTAACTCATCACTGTGTCCAAGGTTGTTCAGAGTAATTGGTCGGCAATCAATCACGCGGCGGTCGAAAGAAGTTCCTCCATGAGTCAGCTGGATTTTTGGGGAATAGATGGGGTTTCGTGTCAGCCAATTGAAGGGAAATTCCAGTGGTTTGGAAACCACGAAATCAAACAATCTAATCAGATCTCCGGGGATGAGTTTGTAGGCAAAGCAATTAGGCTAACAAGTATTTTTTTTGCCAAATAACAAACAAtacccaaaaaaatatttagagAAAAAACAATTTGTAGTTTAACTAAAGgcaatattaaattttaaaaataattcgtTGATGGGGATTTCAATTTAGAATTCAAATAAAACGATTTGATTTTCATTAAACTTCttaatacaattttaattaaatgtaaaatcaCTTTGCGATGCtctatttatttgatttaaatCACATTTCCAAAAATCGAACCAAAAGTGCTCAAATCTCTTGAGGGATTACCGCAGAATTAACTAAACAATCGATAGTAATTGGAAGCTCTAGATTGTCAGCTGGGCAAAGCCCTTGGGCCCCCGAAGACCCGCACCCCGAAGACTCGCTGACCCCTTTGCCCCCTATTTGTTAGTCTAATTGGTACTCCCCCAGCGAAATCCGATTCTGATTGAGACTAATCCCATAATTGTGGCTGTGGCCGTGCATATTCAAGTGCAACCTGAAATCGGCCAGGAGCAGCTCAAGTTTCAGATTAGTTCGGTCGGTTGGATCGCCGGAGAGCGTGGTGCATATCCATAAATAAGTCAGCGTGTGCTAATTGCATCACTTATATGCCACGGACCACCACGAACACGCTCCAATTCGTCCGATTAAAGTCCAGGATGGAGATGATGGTGGCGGAGATGGGGTCCACTTGTGTTTGCAtaactttaattaaatttctgGTAAATCTAATTTCCATGCTAAACCGAAAACAAACAACGATGATGGCGTTGGCAACCAGGTCAGGCGAGTAAAGTGTCCTCCAAGTTGGATTTCGATGAGAGCGATGGCAGCAACAATCAGACGGGCTTATCCGGTCAGTCGGGAGCTGGAAATGGGAGCTACGACCCTGGAACGGGACGAAATCTGGGTggtggtggaggaggaggaggaggaggttcTGGAGGGGGCACCACCACCAGCGGCAGCGGAACATCCAGCGGGGGAAATCGACCCAAGATCCATGGAGTCCGGGTCACCGTCGATACGGGCGATGGACAGCAGCAAACGAAAGGTAATTAAATTCCCTCACACCCCGACTGCGAAATGCAAAGCACCAAAAAACTAACGAATTCGATTCCATACCCTTCGGCAACCCCGAAAATGAACCAAAATAAATACAGAGTCCAAGGAGAGCGTTGAAATTACGGATTTGGGCAAGCACAAGAAGCGTGTGGGCATCCACACGGACATCACGTTCGAAATAACCTCCGATTCGGATGGGAATGAAACAAGCTCCGCTCAGCAGCAGGGCGACAAGGGTGAGTAGCCACCGAAATCCCCTTTCAATTCACTTTCCCTGTTGCACCAATTCAAATAAGGGGTCAGAGCAGTAGCAATTTAATTTGGTGACCAGGGAAATTAATCTTAGCTTAAAggttaatttaaaatgtattaacCTTTTATCAAAACAGAGTAGCACAAAAAAGATATACAAATAATTGGAACCAAAAGGAAGTTATCAAAAAAGTAAAGGCTATTAAATATAAAGTAAATATTAGTCTTAAGGAAAAGGCTATAGCATATAAAGAACGTGTTAGTTGGATTTTAGTTATCAGATCCACAGACTTGCattcatttattattatagTTATAAGAGTTACTTGTTGTAATTTATACTTCTCTGACTATCAAAAGTACTACTTATTATATCCATACTTATCTGCTCAATAATAGTAccgtattattattattatattatcatattataaatattattattatcaaattTCCAAGCAGAGGACGCCAGTGTGCCCATTTACAAGGGTCGTGGCGGCAGCGACTCAAAGCACAAGGCCCGTAAGCCCTATGACCCGAAATCCCAGTGGAATCCCAACTTCTCCGGCGAGCAGCGTGGCTACCAGGGATCCTCCAATCGTGGTGGCTACCAGGGATCCAATCGCGGTGAATACTATCCGCAGTACTATCCCGAGAACGTGTACACTGGTGGGAATTCCGATGCAGGCAGCATCTACAGAAACGGAGAGACCTGGACGCACTATGTACCAGTTTGGACCACGGAACGGGTGCCACAGGAACAGGGACAGATCTATCGACGACCCAGTTGGAAACCCTGCTATTGCATGTCATCCGCGGATTTTAGGCGGCGTCGGGATAGCAAAGCGGGAAGGGATCCGGTGGATCTTCACAAGAGTGTAATCAACAGTGGGGTAGTACAGGTGGTAGATGGCAAGCTGGAGAGACCCTTCTCCTGAGGAACAGTCCTACACCCTAATTAAATTCTTCAAATTCCCtaactttttaaataaaactgtcgttgtatttttttttattttgacatCATTGCTTTTACTCACAGCGGGTGACTTACAAACAAATCATTTAACATTCACATTGATTTACAAAAAACTTCTGAAGTTGTGTAGTCAACTCCATAAGAACACGAAAGGTTTCTGGTTTTGGATGGAGCTCGGTGTCGCCGTTTACGAGTGAACACTGTGGGTGCCGAACTTGCCGTTGTCGTCGACGGAGGCGGTGGCCGCATGGTAGCCGTACTGCTTTCCGTTGATGTTGACGTTCTCCCTCTCGCCGGTGGCCAGATCCTTGTAGTTGCTCACGTGGCCATTGGAATCGAACTGAGAAATGAGGAAAGATTTAATTACTTTGAGTTCAAAAATAAGGGTAtgaatatttataattctttgACTAAAAATAAAAGCTATAATGGTTAACGCCCCTTCATATTAGTTAAATTTACCAATACGGATAGTTACGTAttagtaaaaaatgttaacaaCTATTAAAAATAGGGACGTCTATTTTATTGTTGCTTTGGTTCCTATTTAATAGTAACACTTTCAAAAAATAGTAAGTAAATGCATATTTTGACTGCTTGGAAAAGTAACTATTTCGTTGGTCAAATTGACATTCGATAGGTAAGAACCATTTACCTATTATGTTGATACATTTTTACTGAAAGTCTTTGTAAGATTATTAAAGAATCtgattgttttaaaaaatcggAGTTctagaaaacatttttcaaaaaaatttcacacttaattttaaatatctttATAGATAAGATTATATTTTTGATGTAAAGGCGGATCGACTCACCGAGTTCTGGGAAGACCACTTGGACTGCTTCTCCCACTCCTTGGTCTGGAAATTGCTGCCAGCACCGCTAGCTCCGGCTCCGAATCCGGCTCCAAAGTTGCCCGCTCCGGCCAGCTGCTGTCCGCTGGTCTGTCCAAGTCCAAGTCCAAAGTTCTGCTGGCCGCTCAACAGGGATCCACTAAGCAGGCTCTGCTGTCCGCCAACCTGTCCGCCCAACAGAGATCCTTGGCTTCCGCTCAACAAGGAGCCACTGAGCAGGGAGCCACTGCTTCCGGCGTTCAAGGCACTGGCGGAGTTCAGGGAACTGGCAGAGTTCAAGGAGCTGGCAGAGTTGAAACCAAACTGGGAACCTGAGTTGAAGGCGCTGTTGTATCCGGAGTTGAGACCAGCATGAGATCCTCCATTGAAGGCAGTTTGGGCGGCATTGTATCCGGCAGATCCGGCATTGTAGCCACTTCCAGCCTGCACCACGTTGGCAGAGGCTGCTTGGGAGGCCGCCTGCTGGCGGGCCGTCTCATGGGTCTGGCTGAGGAGCTGGCCCAGTTGGTTGTTCGACTGGAAGCCCAATCCCGAGGAGATACCGGAGTTAAGGGCCGAGCTCTGGCCAAAGGAGCTGCCGAACTGGGTGTTGAAGGCAGAGTTGCTGCCAAAAGTGGAGGCGGCATTCGATCCGTAGGCCAAACGGGCACTGGCGGCTGGCTGCACCAACTGGGGTGCAGAGGAGGTGGTGGTCACCTTACGGTGGTAGTACTGGGAGCTCTGGACGGGAGC is a genomic window of Drosophila suzukii chromosome 2L, CBGP_Dsuzu_IsoJpt1.0, whole genome shotgun sequence containing:
- the fon gene encoding uncharacterized transmembrane protein DDB_G0289901 isoform X1: MNKILILALCLGVVCADFQARPKRDSFHSRHYNAHQQAIEQARKNSGYGGSAGSGSYGGGYGGASGSADLSGNLESAYESVGATESAEGASAGGQAVESLGGVDGGAGVGSGSSFGSGFGAQSAGSFGSQNAASFGAQNAAAFGAQNAASFGTSFSSNAAFQANSAANFASTAAHQVGSNVEFAENANAGHKVDFGGVNTVQTASPAAEYYSHEKIVTTPQQVTYTIPGGAQRYVHHEERIVEQPTQLRVVQAPVQSSQYYHRKVTTTSSAPQLVQPAASARLAYGSNAASTFGSNSAFNTQFGSSFGQSSALNSGISSGLGFQSNNQLGQLLSQTHETARQQAASQAASANVVQAGSGYNAGSAGYNAAQTAFNGGSHAGLNSGYNSAFNSGSQFGFNSASSLNSASSLNSASALNAGSSGSLLSGSLLSGSQGSLLGGQVGGQQSLLSGSLLSGQQNFGLGLGQTSGQQLAGAGNFGAGFGAGASGAGSNFQTKEWEKQSKWSSQNSFDSNGHVSNYKDLATGERENVNINGKQYGYHAATASVDDNGKFGTHSVHS
- the LOC108021320 gene encoding uncharacterized protein, which gives rise to MLSTKSSFTAHLLLLFLGGLLLTHHCVQGQASKVSSKLDFDESDGSNNQTGLSGQSGAGNGSYDPGTGRNLGGGGGGGGGGSGGGTTTSGSGTSSGGNRPKIHGVRVTVDTGDGQQQTKESKESVEITDLGKHKKRVGIHTDITFEITSDSDGNETSSAQQQGDKEDASVPIYKGRGGSDSKHKARKPYDPKSQWNPNFSGEQRGYQGSSNRGGYQGSNRGEYYPQYYPENVYTGGNSDAGSIYRNGETWTHYVPVWTTERVPQEQGQIYRRPSWKPCYCMSSADFRRRRDSKAGRDPVDLHKSVINSGVVQVVDGKLERPFS
- the fon gene encoding uncharacterized transmembrane protein DDB_G0289901 isoform X2, encoding MNKILILALCLGVVCADFQASHYNAHQQAIEQARKNSGYGGSAGSGSYGGGYGGASGSADLSGNLESAYESVGATESAEGASAGGQAVESLGGVDGGAGVGSGSSFGSGFGAQSAGSFGSQNAASFGAQNAAAFGAQNAASFGTSFSSNAAFQANSAANFASTAAHQVGSNVEFAENANAGHKVDFGGVNTVQTASPAAEYYSHEKIVTTPQQVTYTIPGGAQRYVHHEERIVEQPTQLRVVQAPVQSSQYYHRKVTTTSSAPQLVQPAASARLAYGSNAASTFGSNSAFNTQFGSSFGQSSALNSGISSGLGFQSNNQLGQLLSQTHETARQQAASQAASANVVQAGSGYNAGSAGYNAAQTAFNGGSHAGLNSGYNSAFNSGSQFGFNSASSLNSASSLNSASALNAGSSGSLLSGSLLSGSQGSLLGGQVGGQQSLLSGSLLSGQQNFGLGLGQTSGQQLAGAGNFGAGFGAGASGAGSNFQTKEWEKQSKWSSQNSFDSNGHVSNYKDLATGERENVNINGKQYGYHAATASVDDNGKFGTHSVHS